In a genomic window of Streptococcus mitis NCTC 12261:
- a CDS encoding HIT family protein, protein MSDCIFCKIIAGEIPASKVYEDEQVLAFLDISQVTPGHTLVVPKEHYRNLLEMDATSASQLFAQVPKVAQKVMKATKAAGMNIIANCEEIGGQTVFHTHVHLVPRYSADDDLKIDFIAHEPDFDKLAQVAETIKNA, encoded by the coding sequence ATGTCAGATTGCATTTTTTGTAAAATCATCGCAGGGGAAATTCCTGCATCAAAAGTATATGAAGATGAGCAGGTTCTTGCCTTTCTTGATATCTCTCAAGTGACACCAGGACACACCTTGGTCGTGCCAAAGGAACACTATCGCAATCTTTTAGAAATGGATGCTACTAGCGCCAGCCAACTCTTTGCCCAAGTACCAAAAGTAGCTCAAAAAGTCATGAAAGCTACCAAGGCTGCTGGTATGAATATCATTGCCAACTGTGAAGAAATCGGTGGTCAAACAGTCTTTCATACCCACGTTCATCTCGTGCCTCGCTACAGTGCGGACGATGACCTCAAGATTGATTTTATCGCCCACGAACCAGACTTTGACAAACTTGCTCAAGTCGCTGAAACTATCAAAAACGCCTAA
- a CDS encoding ABC transporter ATP-binding protein, whose protein sequence is MLEIKNLTGGYVHVPVLKDVSFTVESGQLVGLIGLNGAGKSTTINEIIGLLTPYSGSININGLTLQEDATNYRKQIGYIPETPSLYEELTLREHIETVAMAYGIEQKVAFERVEPLLKMFRLDQKLDWFPVHFSKGMKQKVMIICAFVVDPSLFIVDEPFLGLDPLAIADLIQLLKVEKQKGKSILMSTHVLDSAEKMCDAFVILHKGEVRAHGNLQQLREAFNMPEASLNDIYLALTKEEEL, encoded by the coding sequence ATGTTAGAAATTAAAAACCTGACAGGTGGCTATGTCCATGTCCCTGTCTTGAAAGATGTGTCCTTTACAGTTGAAAGTGGGCAGTTAGTCGGTTTGATCGGTCTCAATGGTGCTGGGAAATCGACGACCATCAATGAAATTATCGGTCTGTTGACACCTTATAGCGGATCTATCAATATCAATGGCTTGACCCTGCAAGAAGATGCGACCAACTACCGCAAACAGATTGGTTACATTCCTGAGACACCCAGTCTGTATGAGGAATTAACCCTCAGAGAGCATATCGAAACGGTTGCTATGGCTTATGGTATCGAGCAAAAAGTGGCTTTTGAACGAGTAGAACCCTTGTTAAAAATGTTTCGTCTGGACCAGAAATTAGACTGGTTCCCTGTTCATTTTTCAAAAGGGATGAAGCAGAAGGTTATGATTATCTGTGCTTTTGTGGTGGATCCAAGTCTCTTTATCGTGGATGAGCCTTTCCTTGGTCTTGATCCGCTGGCGATTGCGGACTTGATTCAGCTTTTGAAAGTGGAAAAGCAAAAGGGCAAGTCCATTCTCATGAGTACCCACGTTCTGGATTCGGCGGAGAAGATGTGTGATGCCTTTGTCATTCTCCACAAGGGGGAGGTGCGTGCTCATGGGAACCTCCAGCAACTCCGCGAAGCCTTTAACATGCCTGAGGCTAGTTTGAATGATATTTACTTGGCTCTGACCAAAGAGGAGGAGTTATGA
- a CDS encoding ABC transporter permease — translation MKDLFLKRKQAFRKECLGYLRYVLNDHFVLFLLVLLGFLAYQYSQLLQHFPENHWPILLFVGITSILLLLWGGIVTYMEAPDKLFLLVGEEEIKLHLKRQIATSLVFWLFVQTLFLLLFAPLFLAMGSGLPVFLVYVLLLGVGKYLLFRQKASKFFTETGLDWDYVISQESKRKQVLLRFFALFTQVKGISNSIKRRAYLDFILKVVQKVPGKIWQNLYLRSYLRNGDLFALSLRLLLLSLLAQVFIEQAWIATAVVVLFNYLLLFQLLALYHAFDYQYLTQLFPLDKGQKEKGLQAVVRGLTSLVLVVELVVGLITFQEKLALLALLGAGLVLLVLYLPYQVKRQMQD, via the coding sequence ATGAAAGACTTGTTTTTAAAGAGAAAGCAGGCTTTTCGTAAGGAGTGTCTTGGTTATCTGCGCTATGTTCTCAATGATCACTTTGTCTTGTTCCTGCTTGTCCTGCTGGGATTTCTAGCCTACCAGTACAGTCAACTCTTACAACATTTTCCTGAAAATCATTGGCCTATCCTTTTGTTTGTAGGGATTACATCTATTTTACTTTTGCTTTGGGGTGGGATTGTCACTTATATGGAGGCACCAGACAAGCTCTTTCTCTTGGTCGGAGAAGAGGAAATCAAGCTCCATCTAAAGCGTCAAATTGCCACTTCCCTAGTCTTTTGGCTCTTTGTACAAACCCTTTTCTTGCTTTTATTTGCGCCCTTATTTTTGGCAATGGGTTCTGGCTTGCCAGTTTTTCTGGTCTATGTGCTCCTATTGGGGGTAGGGAAATATCTGCTCTTTCGTCAAAAAGCCAGCAAATTTTTCACTGAAACTGGACTGGACTGGGACTATGTCATTTCCCAAGAAAGCAAGCGTAAGCAAGTCTTGCTTCGTTTCTTTGCTCTCTTTACGCAGGTCAAGGGAATTTCAAACAGCATTAAGCGTCGTGCCTATCTGGACTTTATCCTAAAGGTTGTTCAGAAGGTGCCTGGGAAGATTTGGCAAAATCTCTATCTGCGTTCTTATCTGCGAAATGGAGACCTCTTTGCCCTCAGTCTCCGTCTGCTCCTACTTTCCTTGCTGGCGCAGGTCTTTATCGAGCAAGCTTGGATAGCGACAGCAGTGGTGGTTCTCTTTAACTACCTCTTGCTCTTCCAGTTGCTGGCCCTCTATCATGCCTTTGACTACCAGTATTTGACCCAACTCTTTCCACTGGACAAGGGGCAAAAGGAAAAAGGCTTGCAGGCGGTAGTCCGAGGATTGACCAGTTTGGTCTTAGTAGTGGAATTAGTTGTTGGGTTGATTACCTTCCAAGAAAAACTAGCCCTTCTAGCCTTACTGGGAGCTGGTTTGGTTTTACTAGTCTTGTACCTACCTTATCAGGTCAAACGTCAGATGCAGGACTAA
- a CDS encoding response regulator transcription factor: MRIFVLEDDFSQQTRIETTIEKLLKEHHITPSSFEVFGKADQLLAEVHEKGAHQLFFLDIEIRNEEMKGLEVARKIRDRDPYALIVFVTTHSEFMPLSFRYQVSALDYIDKALSAEEFESRIETALLYANSQDSKSLAEDCFYFKSKFAQFQYPFKEIYYLETSPRAHRVILYTKTDRLEFTASLEEILKQEPRLLQCHRSFLINPANVIHLDKKEKLLFFPNGRSCLIARYKVREVSEAINNLHLVR, translated from the coding sequence ATGAGAATATTTGTTTTAGAAGATGATTTTTCCCAACAGACTAGGATTGAAACGACGATTGAGAAACTCTTGAAAGAACATCATATCACTCCTAGCTCTTTTGAAGTCTTTGGGAAAGCAGACCAACTGCTGGCAGAGGTGCATGAGAAGGGGGCGCATCAGCTATTCTTTTTGGATATTGAGATTCGAAATGAGGAGATGAAGGGTCTGGAAGTGGCTAGAAAGATTCGGGATCGGGATCCTTATGCCCTGATTGTCTTTGTGACGACTCACTCGGAGTTTATGCCCCTGTCCTTTCGCTACCAAGTGTCTGCTTTGGACTACATTGATAAGGCTTTGTCAGCAGAGGAGTTTGAATCTCGGATCGAGACAGCCCTCCTCTATGCCAATAGTCAAGATAGTAAGAGTCTAGCGGAAGATTGCTTTTACTTTAAATCAAAATTTGCCCAATTCCAGTATCCTTTTAAAGAGATTTACTATCTCGAAACGTCGCCCAGAGCCCATCGTGTTATTCTCTATACCAAGACGGACAGACTGGAATTTACAGCGAGTTTAGAGGAGATTCTCAAGCAGGAGCCTCGTCTCCTGCAGTGCCATCGCTCTTTTCTCATCAATCCTGCCAATGTGATACATTTGGATAAGAAAGAAAAACTCCTTTTCTTCCCCAATGGGAGAAGTTGCCTGATCGCGCGTTATAAGGTCAGGGAAGTGTCTGAGGCTATCAATAACTTACACTTAGTGAGGTGA
- a CDS encoding sensor histidine kinase has protein sequence MEIVWKIVYTFLVSGLELFIFFKVDGIGLTFERIFKAFLFKILLAFVFVTINYIVGNDYLSYFTEPLYGIGLSFLLFRGLPKKLLIFYGLFPMILVNLFYRGVSYFLLPFLEQGQLYNDYSFTWLCIIIFNFFISLAFLRWLDYDFTSLRRESIDKDFQKSLTTINWIMGAYFLVMETLSFFEYEQVIQSKTVRHFILVFYLLFFMGIVKKLDTYLKDKLHERLDKEKALRYRDMERYSRHIEELYKEVRSFRHDYTNLLTSLRLGIEEEDMEQIKEVYDSVLKDSSEKLQDNKYDLGRLVNIRDRALKSLLAGKFLKARDKKIVFNVEVPEEIQVEGMSLLDFLTIVSILCDNAIEASVEASQPHVSIAFLKNGEQETFIIENSIKEEGIDISEIFSFGASSKGEERGVGLYTVMKIVESHPNTSLNTTCQNQVFRQVLTVHSMSVDN, from the coding sequence ATGGAAATAGTTTGGAAAATAGTTTATACATTTTTGGTATCTGGATTGGAGTTGTTTATATTTTTTAAGGTAGATGGAATTGGTCTCACTTTTGAGAGGATTTTTAAGGCCTTTCTTTTTAAGATACTGTTGGCATTTGTTTTTGTAACAATTAACTATATAGTAGGAAATGATTACCTATCTTATTTTACGGAACCATTGTACGGTATCGGCTTATCTTTCTTATTGTTTAGAGGGCTTCCTAAAAAACTCCTTATCTTTTATGGTCTCTTTCCAATGATATTGGTAAATCTCTTTTATAGAGGTGTTTCCTATTTTTTGCTTCCGTTTTTAGAGCAAGGGCAACTATATAATGACTACTCATTTACTTGGTTATGTATAATAATTTTCAATTTCTTCATTTCTCTAGCCTTTTTGAGATGGTTAGACTATGATTTCACTAGCTTGAGAAGGGAGAGTATAGATAAAGATTTTCAAAAATCCCTGACTACGATTAACTGGATAATGGGGGCTTACTTTCTAGTCATGGAAACTTTGTCTTTCTTTGAATATGAACAAGTTATCCAATCAAAGACTGTTCGCCATTTTATTCTAGTGTTTTACCTACTCTTTTTTATGGGGATTGTCAAGAAGCTAGATACCTATTTGAAGGACAAACTTCATGAGAGATTGGACAAAGAGAAGGCCTTGCGCTACAGAGATATGGAGCGGTATAGTCGGCATATAGAGGAACTTTACAAGGAAGTCCGGAGTTTTCGCCATGACTACACCAACCTTTTGACCAGTTTACGTCTGGGCATTGAAGAGGAGGATATGGAGCAGATAAAAGAGGTCTACGACTCGGTCTTAAAGGATTCTAGTGAAAAATTGCAGGACAACAAATATGACCTGGGCAGATTGGTGAATATTCGGGACCGTGCCCTCAAAAGTCTCCTCGCGGGAAAATTTCTAAAAGCCAGAGATAAGAAGATTGTCTTTAATGTCGAAGTTCCTGAGGAGATTCAAGTTGAGGGAATGAGCTTGCTTGACTTTCTAACCATTGTGTCTATTCTTTGTGACAATGCCATTGAAGCCAGTGTAGAGGCCAGTCAACCTCACGTTTCAATTGCCTTTTTAAAAAATGGAGAACAAGAGACCTTTATCATTGAAAACTCCATCAAAGAAGAGGGCATCGATATTTCTGAAATCTTCTCCTTTGGAGCAAGTTCAAAAGGGGAGGAGAGAGGTGTTGGTCTCTATACCGTTATGAAAATTGTGGAAAGCCATCCCAATACCAGTCTAAATACTACCTGTCAAAATCAAGTCTTTCGTCAGGTTTTAACGGTTCACTCGATGTCAGTTGATAATTAG
- a CDS encoding bacteriocin class II family protein, translating to MNTKMMEQFEVMDTEMLAKVEGSFGGWGDMLSGLLGGLAPSPILDQLNGKWPIIHFSKPCGPYGIGGTPNSCNGI from the coding sequence ATGAATACAAAAATGATGGAACAATTTGAGGTTATGGATACTGAGATGCTTGCGAAAGTTGAAGGAAGTTTCGGAGGTTGGGGAGATATGCTTTCTGGTTTATTGGGTGGGCTAGCACCTTCTCCAATTTTGGATCAATTAAATGGTAAGTGGCCTATTATACATTTTTCAAAACCATGTGGTCCTTATGGTATAGGGGGAACTCCAAACTCATGTAATGGTATTTAA